A single Bdellovibrio bacteriovorus DNA region contains:
- a CDS encoding phage tail protein, translating to MNKKLLIMLLFAVPALGFKYKEDLTAMGLKFVAPTIMDRNSVFQPEEGEIIYEAAGNDRRFYGKTDVGWVPLSAGESILPPGIILPYGGESEPPGFYFADGRALPIAGNEALYDAIKEAFGNGTRNADGTLSSYAAGDAFNLPDLRGRFLRGVNGSATELPSLTAPRDPAINDRVASNVGGFEDNRVGSVQTDALQNITGGFGVDRSAGSLDGAFFQGNNPIAGGNTAQLSGASTTSALRFDASRVARTSSETRPKNVYVNYIIKR from the coding sequence ATGAACAAAAAATTACTGATCATGTTGTTATTCGCTGTTCCCGCATTGGGTTTTAAATACAAAGAAGACCTTACTGCGATGGGTTTAAAATTTGTCGCTCCGACAATTATGGACAGAAATAGTGTATTTCAACCTGAAGAGGGAGAAATCATCTACGAAGCTGCCGGGAACGACCGCCGATTCTATGGAAAAACTGATGTGGGTTGGGTACCACTTTCCGCTGGCGAATCGATCTTACCACCGGGGATTATTTTACCTTATGGCGGTGAATCGGAACCCCCCGGGTTTTACTTTGCAGATGGAAGAGCTCTGCCTATAGCTGGTAACGAAGCATTGTACGATGCCATTAAAGAAGCCTTCGGAAACGGAACCAGAAATGCTGATGGAACTCTATCTTCATATGCGGCAGGTGATGCGTTTAATCTTCCCGACTTGAGAGGTCGTTTTCTCCGAGGTGTCAACGGGAGTGCTACCGAGCTTCCCTCTTTAACGGCTCCGCGCGACCCCGCAATAAATGATCGTGTTGCATCAAATGTAGGAGGATTCGAAGATAACAGAGTTGGCTCTGTCCAGACGGATGCTCTACAAAATATCACTGGTGGATTCGGCGTTGATCGGTCAGCAGGCTCACTGGATGGAGCATTTTTTCAAGGAAATAATCCAATTGCAGGCGGAAACACCGCACAGCTTTCAGGAGCATCTACGACATCGGCTTTGAGATTTGATGCCTCAAGAGTGGCGCGAACTTCTTCAGAAACTCGCCCTAAAAATGTATACGTGAACTACATTATTAAACGCTAG